From Mariprofundus sp. NF, the proteins below share one genomic window:
- the cysK gene encoding cysteine synthase A: MAIFNNAAEAIGNTPLVRLNRIGADSGAEIVAKLEFFNPLNSVKDRIGKAMIEAAEADGRLKAGGLIVEPTSGNTGIALAFVARAKGYRCILTMPESMSLERRKLLKLLGAELVLTPAEKGMKGAIAKAEEIASTTEGAFLPQQFENPANPEIHRKTTAQEIWSDCDGNVDAIVAGVGTGGTITGVAEVLKQRNPNFKAIAVEPADSPVISGEAPGPHKIQGIGAGFIPKNLNVDIIDGIEKVTNDEAFEMARRLAAEEGIPGGISSGAAVMAAVRVASKPEMKGKRIVVILPSMAERYMSTDLFKGIEV; the protein is encoded by the coding sequence ATGGCAATTTTTAATAATGCTGCAGAAGCAATTGGTAATACCCCGCTGGTTCGTCTGAACCGGATCGGTGCTGATAGTGGTGCTGAAATTGTGGCCAAGCTGGAGTTTTTTAATCCGCTGAATTCGGTGAAAGATCGTATTGGTAAAGCGATGATCGAAGCGGCCGAGGCTGATGGACGCCTTAAAGCCGGTGGTCTGATTGTTGAGCCGACCAGTGGCAATACCGGTATTGCTCTGGCCTTTGTGGCTCGTGCCAAGGGTTACCGCTGTATCCTGACGATGCCTGAGTCGATGAGTCTGGAGCGCCGTAAGCTTCTTAAGCTACTGGGTGCCGAGCTTGTGCTTACGCCTGCAGAGAAGGGCATGAAGGGTGCAATTGCCAAGGCTGAAGAGATTGCCTCGACTACTGAAGGCGCATTCCTGCCTCAGCAGTTTGAAAACCCTGCCAACCCTGAGATTCACCGCAAAACCACGGCTCAGGAGATCTGGTCTGACTGTGATGGCAACGTTGATGCGATTGTTGCAGGCGTCGGCACCGGCGGCACGATCACCGGAGTTGCAGAGGTGCTCAAGCAGCGCAATCCGAATTTTAAGGCAATTGCCGTTGAGCCTGCTGATTCACCCGTGATTTCAGGTGAAGCGCCCGGCCCTCATAAAATTCAGGGTATCGGCGCAGGTTTTATTCCGAAGAACCTGAACGTCGATATTATTGATGGTATTGAGAAGGTCACCAATGATGAGGCCTTCGAGATGGCTCGCCGTCTTGCTGCTGAAGAGGGTATTCCCGGTGGCATCTCATCCGGTGCAGCCGTAATGGCTGCAGTACGTGTAGCCAGCAAGCCTGAGATGAAGGGTAAGCGTATCGTGGTAATTCTGCCATCCATGGCTGAGCGTTATATGTCCACCGACCTGTTCAAAGGCATCGAAGTTTGA